In one window of Rhinopithecus roxellana isolate Shanxi Qingling chromosome 15, ASM756505v1, whole genome shotgun sequence DNA:
- the TREH gene encoding LOW QUALITY PROTEIN: trehalase (The sequence of the model RefSeq protein was modified relative to this genomic sequence to represent the inferred CDS: substituted 2 bases at 2 genomic stop codons): MPGRTWKLCLLLLLGLGLGSQEALPPPCESEIXCHGELLHQVQMAKLYQDDKQFVDMPLSIAPEQVLQIFTELARDHNHSIPREQLQVFVQELFQAKGQELQPWTPADWKDSPQFLQKISDAKLRVWAGQLHQLWKKLGKKMKPEVLSHPERFSLIYSEHPFIVPRGRFVEFYYWDSYWVMEGLLLSEMAETVKGMLQNFLDLVKTYGHVPNGGRVYYLQRSQPPLLTLMMDCYLTPTNDTTFLQENIEMLALELDFWTKNTTVSVSLEGKNYLLNRYYVPYGGPRPESYNKDAELADTLPEGDRDPLWGELKAGAKSGWDFSSHWLIGGPNPNSLSGIRTSKLVPLDLNAFLCQAEELMSKFYSRLGNDSQATKYRTLRAQRLAALNAVLWDEETGAWFDYDLXNKKKNQEFYPSNLAPLWAGCFSDPGVPDKALKYLEDSQILTYQYGIPTSLLKTGQQWDFPNAWAPLQDLVIRGCSLCSVWDGRPGG; the protein is encoded by the exons TGAGATTTAGTGCCACGGGGAGCTCTTACACCAAGTTCAAATGGCCAAGCTCTACCAGGATGACAAGCAGTTTGTGGACATGCCTCTGTCTATAGCTCCAG AACAAGTCCTGCAGATCTTCACTGAGTTGGCCAGGGACCACAATCACAGCATCCCCAGGGAGCAGCTGCAGGTGTTTGTCCAGGAACTCTTCCAGGCCAAGGGGCAGGAGCTGCAGCCCTGGACCCCTGCAGACTGGAAAGACAG CCCCCAGTTCCTGCAGAAGATTTCAGATGCCAAACTACGTGTCTGGGCAGGGCAGCTGCACCAGCTCTGGAAGAAGCTGGGGAAGAAG ATGAAGCCAGAGGTTCTCAGCCACCCTGAACGGTTCTCTCTCATCTACTCAGAACATCCCTTCATTGTGCCTCGCGGTCGCTTTGTTGAGTTCTACTACTG GGACTCCTACTGGGTCATGGAGGGTCTGCTCCTCTCAGAGATGGCTGAGACGGTGAAGGGCATGCTGCAGAACTTCTTGGACCTGGTGAAAAC CTATGGGCATGTCCCCAATGGCGGGCGTGTATACTACCTGCAGCGGAGCCAGCCCCCACTCTTGACCCTCATGATGGATTGCTACCTGACTCCCACCAACGACACCACCTTCCTACA GGAGAATATTGAGATGCTAGCCTTGGAATTGGACTTTTGGACCAAGAATACGACTGTCTCTGTGAGCTTGGAGGGAAAGAACTACCTCCTGAATCGCTATTATGTCCCTTACGGGGGACCCAG GCCTGAGTCCTACAACAAAGACGCGGAGTTGGCTGACACCTTGCCGGAAG GAGACCGGGACCCTCTGTGGGGTGAGCTCAAGGCTGGGGCCAAGTCTGGCTGGGACTTCTCTTCACACTGGCTCATCGGAGGCCCAAACCCCAATTCGCTTAGTGGCATCCGAACCAGCAAACTGGTGCCTCTTGACCTGAATGCCTTCCTATGCCAAGCAGAGGAGCTGATGAGCAAATTctattccaggctgg GGAACGACTCCCAGGCCACAAAGTATAGAACTCTGCGGGCACAGCGCTTGGCCGCCCTGAATGCAGTCCTGTGGGATGAGGAGACCGGTGCCTGGTTCGACTACGACCTTTAGAACAAGAAGAAGAACCAGGAGTTTTACCCATCCAACCTCGCTCCACTCTGGGCCGGGTGTTTCTCTGACCCTGGTGTGCCAGACAAGGCTCTAAAATACCTGGAG GACAGCCAGATCCTGACTTACCAGTATGGAATCCCGACCTCTCTCCTGAAGACAGGCCAGCAGTGGGATTTCCCCAATGCCTGGGCCCCCCTGCAGGACCTGGTCATCAGAG GGTGCAGCCTCTGCTCTGTCTGGGATGGGAGACCTGGAGGTTGA